One part of the Anaeromyxobacter sp. Fw109-5 genome encodes these proteins:
- a CDS encoding DUF4956 domain-containing protein codes for MFDLTRLAAEGGVDVAALRVSELAPRFAAALVIGAVLAVRPWRWLMGRSTPRPEMVQAQILLCVAATIITIVIGDSLAKAFGLVGLGSFVRFRSGLKDPRDAAVLFLVIGLGMACGHGSLPLAFTGAAFASLLLAGLDLFKVPDAPANPEPDARYPEARPVEIRPAAPPPASKEIA; via the coding sequence ATGTTCGATCTGACCCGGCTCGCCGCCGAGGGCGGCGTGGACGTGGCCGCGCTGCGCGTGAGCGAGCTCGCGCCGCGCTTCGCCGCGGCCCTCGTCATCGGCGCGGTGCTCGCGGTACGCCCGTGGCGCTGGCTCATGGGCCGCTCCACGCCGCGGCCGGAGATGGTCCAGGCGCAGATCCTGCTCTGCGTCGCCGCCACGATCATCACCATCGTCATCGGCGACAGCCTCGCGAAGGCGTTCGGCCTCGTCGGGCTGGGGAGCTTCGTCCGGTTCCGCTCCGGCCTCAAGGACCCCCGCGACGCCGCCGTGCTGTTCCTCGTCATCGGGCTCGGCATGGCCTGCGGGCACGGGAGCCTCCCGCTCGCCTTCACCGGCGCCGCGTTCGCGTCGCTCCTGCTCGCCGGCCTCGACCTGTTCAAGGTGCCGGACGCCCCGGCCAACCCCGAACCCGACGCGCGGTACCCCGAGGCGAGGCCGGTGGAGATCCGCCCCGCCGCGCCGCCGCCGGCCTCGAAGGAGATCGCCTGA
- a CDS encoding dTMP kinase — MFVSFEGIDGSGKTSLSNQVCERLRAAGHSVLHAREKGILGSAVARRVRELTRDARLLEMSPRTELFLNLARETQQLDEIVRPALAGGGIVVADRSLHSLVALAAAGRGLPREEVEAAVRVGAAGTWPDLVVLVDVDPDLARLRKRVGKILEGRDRDEESRKGLAGAGLQVRVRRHLRAEAERDPSRWIVTSNEGRPLAELAEEVAEAILARVAARDSLRPPRSRRAGGSPGEAEAAPERIAARFRAAIGALAEDEPHLAAFLLSGIPGAPEHALRAGLAPRSPRLVARSLDGLGDPAAFALRRALAPEVPEDVLRGLGDDPSPEAMALRELLFDEAPEAALAGLSLNGSSEAWELRARGLERGALAAVLEGLAGLDEAEGWALREEGMRRELHRAVARSLAGVSGGRADALRVALADRDRLAALRSTQDVDGEVARELRERLFDRAAKRVLRSLSGLDAPYAWGLRERALPSTKEALDSVDGMDHPRAWALREVGVQLWPATAVSSLRHLAPTERGRALVSRALRAAPGSLPVLRNAHAAFARAALAAEAAPAARVEEAACSI, encoded by the coding sequence GTGTTCGTCTCGTTCGAAGGGATCGACGGGAGCGGCAAGACGAGCCTCTCGAACCAGGTCTGCGAGCGGTTGCGGGCGGCGGGCCACTCCGTCCTGCACGCGCGCGAGAAGGGGATCCTGGGGTCGGCCGTGGCACGCCGCGTGCGCGAGCTGACCCGGGACGCGCGCCTGCTCGAGATGTCCCCGCGCACCGAGCTCTTCCTGAACCTCGCCCGCGAGACGCAGCAGCTCGACGAGATCGTCCGGCCCGCGCTCGCCGGCGGGGGGATCGTCGTCGCCGACCGGAGCCTCCACTCGCTCGTCGCCCTCGCGGCGGCGGGGCGGGGCCTGCCGCGCGAGGAGGTCGAGGCGGCGGTGCGCGTGGGCGCGGCCGGGACCTGGCCCGATCTCGTCGTCCTCGTCGACGTGGACCCGGATCTCGCCCGGCTGCGCAAGCGGGTCGGCAAGATCCTCGAGGGGCGCGACCGTGACGAGGAGTCGCGCAAGGGCCTCGCCGGCGCCGGCCTGCAGGTCCGCGTCCGGCGGCACCTCCGCGCCGAGGCCGAGCGGGATCCCTCGCGCTGGATCGTGACCTCGAACGAGGGGCGGCCGCTCGCGGAGCTCGCCGAGGAGGTCGCCGAGGCGATCCTCGCGCGCGTGGCGGCGCGGGACTCCCTCCGTCCGCCCCGCTCCCGCCGCGCCGGCGGGAGCCCGGGCGAGGCGGAGGCCGCGCCCGAGCGGATCGCGGCCCGCTTCCGCGCCGCCATCGGCGCGCTCGCGGAGGACGAGCCGCACCTCGCCGCGTTCCTCCTGTCCGGCATCCCCGGCGCGCCCGAGCACGCGCTGCGCGCGGGGCTCGCGCCCCGCTCTCCCCGCCTCGTGGCGCGGAGCCTCGACGGCCTGGGCGATCCGGCGGCGTTCGCGCTGCGCCGCGCCCTCGCGCCCGAGGTCCCGGAGGACGTCCTCCGCGGCCTCGGCGACGATCCCTCTCCCGAGGCGATGGCGCTCCGCGAGCTCCTGTTCGACGAGGCGCCCGAGGCGGCGCTCGCGGGCCTGTCCCTGAACGGGTCGTCCGAGGCGTGGGAGCTGCGCGCGCGCGGCCTGGAACGCGGGGCGCTGGCGGCGGTGCTGGAGGGGCTCGCCGGGCTCGACGAGGCGGAAGGCTGGGCGCTGCGCGAGGAGGGGATGCGTCGCGAGCTGCACCGCGCCGTCGCGCGGAGCCTCGCGGGCGTCTCGGGCGGCCGCGCCGACGCGCTGCGCGTCGCGCTCGCCGATCGAGATCGGCTGGCCGCGCTGCGGTCCACACAGGACGTGGACGGCGAGGTGGCCCGCGAGCTGCGCGAGCGGCTGTTCGATCGCGCCGCGAAGCGGGTGCTGCGCTCGCTCTCCGGCCTCGACGCCCCGTACGCCTGGGGGCTGCGCGAGCGGGCGCTCCCGTCCACGAAGGAGGCGCTCGACTCGGTGGACGGGATGGATCACCCGCGCGCCTGGGCGCTGCGCGAGGTGGGGGTGCAGCTCTGGCCCGCGACCGCGGTGTCCTCGCTGCGCCACCTGGCGCCGACGGAGCGCGGCCGCGCCCTCGTGTCACGCGCCCTGCGCGCCGCCCCGGGGAGCCTCCCGGTCCTGCGCAACGCTCACGCGGCGTTCGCGCGCGCCGCGCTCGCCGCCGAGGCGGCGCCGGCCGCGCGCGTCGAGGAGGCCGCATGTTCGATCTGA